One window of the Desulfuromonas acetoxidans DSM 684 genome contains the following:
- the flgM gene encoding flagellar biosynthesis anti-sigma factor FlgM — protein sequence MTMRIDGDKGLIPQNSVKKTQQQQGAKDAEKGAASDKVSFSSVLQQAGQTQETAAPLKAQPLEGLNAPLLNAPAYVQDVNETQETARAAKVEELKAQIADGSYQPDLKKVAGSLLKFIAEGRQV from the coding sequence ATGACGATGAGAATTGATGGCGACAAAGGGTTGATCCCGCAAAATTCGGTGAAAAAAACCCAACAGCAGCAGGGAGCCAAAGACGCGGAGAAAGGTGCGGCCAGTGACAAGGTGAGCTTCTCCTCTGTCTTGCAACAGGCAGGGCAGACCCAGGAAACCGCAGCTCCGTTGAAAGCGCAGCCTCTCGAAGGGCTGAATGCACCGCTTCTCAATGCCCCGGCGTATGTCCAGGATGTCAATGAAACCCAGGAAACAGCACGGGCAGCTAAAGTTGAAGAGCTCAAAGCTCAGATTGCGGATGGTTCCTACCAGCCGGATTTGAAAAAAGTGGCCGGAAGTCTGCTTAAGTTTATTGCTGAAGGACGTCAGGTATGA
- a CDS encoding flagellar protein FlgN — protein MTRTIHEQLQALHDVIIEERECAKALDVVALQAVTQRKDALLAQLELEGDLSPEDRQLADTIRFENRRNAYLLWSALNWIRESMEFFGRKTVPDAYTPAGGMVSKGMGGRLLSGRV, from the coding sequence ATGACACGCACGATTCACGAACAGCTGCAAGCCTTACACGATGTGATCATCGAAGAGCGTGAGTGCGCCAAAGCTTTGGATGTCGTCGCTCTGCAGGCCGTAACGCAACGTAAAGATGCGTTACTTGCGCAGCTCGAACTTGAAGGGGACTTGTCCCCGGAAGATCGCCAGTTGGCTGACACGATCCGTTTTGAAAATCGTCGCAATGCCTATCTGCTGTGGTCCGCGCTCAACTGGATTCGTGAATCGATGGAGTTTTTTGGACGCAAAACGGTACCCGATGCCTATACCCCGGCCGGTGGCATGGTGAGTAAAGGGATGGGGGGCCGACTTCTGTCCGGGAGGGTGTAA
- the flgK gene encoding flagellar hook-associated protein FlgK — protein sequence MGLAAALNTGKTSLFASQKSIEVAGNNIANVNTEGYSRQNVVLGDIPSLEFGGFFVGTGVRVNNIEREYDVFINQQLLDKSQELGTEDAKSTPLAELERVFSVGDENLATEIDRFFDAWQELSTNPSGEVERDIVIQRGELLASSFNSLARDLDNVRSNINDTVASEIDDVNLKLNQIAELNTQIQNIEANGKSANSFRDQRDLLLQELTYTLGVQSYEEPNGAINIQLPGGLPLVQNGTALQLEATPRGEDLTLTLNIGESSFEVKGDNLGGKFNGLFELRDEFIPELKQNLDLTAYEMVQTVNSLHAQGVGLDGSTGVAFFNNPGNHTTQSYVDPDQATAFSAGDLSIEVDGVANTVAFAGGSLNDLADTINTAALGVTATVNEQDDGTFVMVLRPDNAGDSVQLDTSAVGGSYEAPEFSMPNISDLIAVSIRDTSKVAAGNSSAPGDNTNALAISALKDEDTINGEDTFVSFYGKMAASVGIEAGQNRLAQSGAEDSLTQLKNLRDGSVGVSIEEEMISLIKFQRGFEASAKLLSTVDELMVTVINIKN from the coding sequence ATGGGTTTAGCTGCTGCACTCAATACAGGAAAAACCAGCCTTTTTGCCAGTCAGAAATCCATCGAGGTTGCAGGCAATAATATTGCCAACGTCAACACCGAGGGGTATTCACGGCAAAACGTTGTTCTTGGCGATATCCCGTCGCTTGAGTTTGGCGGTTTTTTTGTCGGAACCGGTGTTCGGGTTAACAATATCGAACGTGAGTACGATGTTTTTATCAACCAACAGTTACTGGATAAAAGCCAGGAACTCGGTACCGAGGATGCCAAATCAACTCCGCTGGCTGAGTTAGAGCGCGTCTTTAGTGTTGGTGACGAGAATCTGGCGACGGAGATCGACCGCTTCTTTGATGCCTGGCAGGAGCTGTCCACGAATCCCAGTGGTGAAGTTGAGCGCGACATCGTTATTCAGCGTGGTGAACTGTTAGCGTCATCGTTCAACAGCCTTGCTCGCGATCTCGATAACGTACGCAGCAATATCAACGATACCGTGGCGTCTGAAATCGATGATGTCAATCTTAAGTTGAATCAGATCGCTGAACTTAATACTCAAATTCAAAATATCGAAGCCAACGGCAAATCAGCCAACTCGTTTCGCGATCAGCGTGACCTGTTGTTACAGGAGCTGACCTACACGTTAGGCGTGCAGTCTTACGAGGAGCCGAACGGCGCCATCAATATCCAATTGCCCGGTGGTTTGCCTTTGGTTCAGAACGGTACGGCGCTTCAGCTTGAAGCTACCCCCAGAGGTGAAGACCTGACCCTGACGCTGAATATTGGCGAGAGTTCCTTTGAAGTCAAAGGCGACAATCTGGGTGGCAAGTTTAATGGCTTGTTTGAATTGCGCGATGAATTTATCCCCGAGCTGAAGCAAAATCTCGACCTGACGGCCTATGAAATGGTGCAAACGGTCAACAGTCTTCATGCTCAGGGGGTCGGGCTCGACGGTTCGACGGGCGTGGCATTCTTTAATAATCCCGGGAACCATACGACCCAGAGTTATGTCGATCCAGACCAGGCCACAGCCTTTTCGGCGGGTGATCTTTCGATCGAAGTGGATGGCGTTGCCAATACCGTGGCGTTTGCCGGTGGTTCATTGAACGATTTGGCGGACACCATCAACACCGCCGCTCTCGGCGTGACGGCAACCGTCAATGAACAGGATGACGGCACCTTTGTCATGGTGTTGAGACCGGACAACGCCGGTGACAGCGTCCAACTCGATACGTCGGCGGTGGGGGGCAGCTATGAAGCCCCGGAGTTCAGTATGCCGAATATCAGTGACCTGATTGCTGTGTCCATTCGCGATACCAGTAAGGTAGCGGCCGGTAACAGCAGTGCCCCCGGCGATAACACCAATGCCCTGGCCATTTCCGCCCTTAAAGACGAAGACACCATTAACGGTGAAGATACCTTTGTCAGCTTTTACGGCAAAATGGCTGCCAGTGTCGGTATTGAAGCCGGACAGAACCGTTTGGCGCAAAGTGGTGCTGAGGATTCTCTGACCCAATTGAAAAATCTTCGTGATGGTTCCGTTGGGGTCTCTATTGAAGAAGAGATGATCAGCCTGATTAAGTTCCAGCGCGGCTTTGAAGCGTCAGCCAAGTTGCTGTCGACGGTCGACGAATTGATGGTGACGGTAATCAACATCAAGAATTAA
- the flgL gene encoding flagellar hook-associated protein FlgL: MKSTQATTFRTLNSELNSINNQLENLRTQEATGKKLNRPSDDPAAIRPVLSARTQIRASERFISSMETSLDRLDNLDSYLDQAENLLVNAKETTINAINASMSDADMETLADSINYVKTSLMSVANAQVGGQYIFAGYLEDTPPFTEENGVVVYNGDSNIKKLETAPGEYVETSLDGASLFMGLTDLDGDGVLEQTGTNLFAQLTDLERAIRGEAGQVYNGATALPTADIGYLDAANGDFTPIALDGGDPASPVLDASGNAVPLTFGGEPIALQPLMGVDGEPLSIADYNAQFPPGVTTDSSGAALSATALEQPMYVYNDGTTPVDFDAAGQPVLLYDVGVGVAVSGLTAGSYTTLNGTAMSGPTTGGGDLTIGDGTTQIDVAASNSAIDLATNLETAATAAGLTVTATAADSTSGSDLFAWTDVTATDPPYSLTVEGISLFAADADGVTAADVDAAVAANAAAFAAAGVTVSGSATGGDLAFSRVDGDNLDIVQDAGGAAVGFTDISNDGSGDTYYGEVTITSGADFTIGGANPSVSLLPDGAPLQLREVPDLQDLLARLETSADGVRSSRSLMGNNAARIETSKDHMEGVLIDLQQILSRYEDVDLIDVITEITQTETALEAALSVTGRVGQLSILNYL; this comes from the coding sequence ATGAAATCAACACAGGCAACAACCTTTCGCACGCTAAATTCAGAGCTGAACAGTATCAATAATCAGCTTGAAAATCTGCGCACTCAGGAAGCGACCGGCAAAAAACTCAACCGCCCGTCCGATGATCCGGCTGCGATCCGCCCCGTGTTGTCGGCTCGGACCCAGATTCGTGCTTCCGAGCGTTTCATCAGTTCCATGGAAACCTCACTTGACCGTCTCGACAACCTCGACAGCTATCTGGATCAGGCGGAGAATCTTCTGGTCAATGCCAAGGAAACGACCATCAACGCCATCAATGCGTCGATGAGCGATGCCGACATGGAAACGCTGGCTGACTCAATCAACTATGTAAAAACATCACTGATGAGTGTCGCCAACGCCCAAGTGGGTGGGCAGTATATTTTTGCCGGCTATCTCGAAGACACGCCGCCTTTCACCGAGGAAAATGGTGTGGTGGTCTATAATGGGGATTCCAACATCAAAAAGTTGGAAACCGCTCCCGGTGAATATGTGGAGACCAGCCTGGACGGAGCCAGCCTGTTCATGGGCTTGACCGATCTGGATGGCGACGGTGTCCTGGAACAGACCGGAACCAATCTTTTTGCTCAGTTGACCGATCTTGAACGCGCCATTCGCGGTGAGGCCGGTCAAGTCTACAACGGCGCGACTGCGCTGCCCACTGCCGATATCGGTTATCTCGATGCGGCCAACGGTGACTTCACCCCCATCGCTCTCGACGGCGGCGACCCGGCCAGCCCGGTGTTAGACGCTTCAGGAAATGCGGTTCCATTAACGTTTGGTGGCGAACCCATTGCCCTGCAGCCTCTGATGGGAGTGGATGGTGAGCCTCTGAGTATTGCCGATTACAATGCGCAGTTTCCTCCCGGAGTAACCACGGATAGCAGCGGTGCCGCGCTATCGGCCACTGCTTTGGAACAGCCGATGTATGTGTATAACGACGGCACGACCCCGGTGGATTTTGATGCTGCGGGCCAGCCGGTCCTGCTTTACGACGTCGGTGTCGGCGTTGCGGTTTCCGGTTTGACGGCCGGGAGCTATACCACCCTGAACGGTACGGCCATGAGCGGACCGACCACGGGTGGTGGCGACCTGACCATCGGTGACGGCACAACTCAGATTGATGTCGCCGCGTCGAACAGCGCCATTGATCTGGCAACCAATCTTGAAACCGCCGCAACCGCGGCTGGCTTGACCGTCACGGCCACCGCCGCCGACAGCACCAGTGGAAGCGACTTGTTTGCCTGGACTGATGTAACGGCTACGGATCCTCCCTATTCATTGACCGTTGAAGGCATCAGTCTGTTCGCGGCCGATGCCGACGGGGTTACTGCCGCTGATGTTGATGCCGCTGTTGCCGCCAATGCCGCTGCTTTTGCTGCGGCCGGTGTGACCGTTAGCGGTTCCGCTACCGGTGGTGACCTCGCTTTCTCACGTGTTGACGGGGATAATCTGGACATCGTCCAGGATGCCGGCGGAGCCGCCGTTGGTTTTACCGATATCAGCAATGACGGCTCCGGCGACACCTATTACGGGGAAGTCACCATCACCAGCGGCGCTGATTTCACCATTGGTGGTGCCAATCCCTCGGTTTCACTGTTGCCCGACGGTGCCCCGTTGCAGCTGCGTGAAGTTCCGGACCTCCAGGATCTTCTGGCGCGTCTTGAGACCTCCGCCGACGGCGTGCGTAGCTCGCGCAGTTTGATGGGCAACAACGCCGCACGGATTGAAACCTCCAAGGATCATATGGAAGGGGTGCTGATAGACCTGCAGCAGATTCTTTCGCGCTATGAAGATGTGGATCTGATCGATGTGATCACCGAGATCACCCAGACCGAGACCGCTCTTGAAGCTGCACTCAGTGTGACTGGAAGGGTCGGGCAATTATCTATCCTTAATTATTTGTAG
- the csrA gene encoding carbon storage regulator CsrA, which translates to MLVLTRKVGEGIVIGDDIKLQIVEIKGGTIRLGIEAPRNKKIYRQEVYDKILEQNRAATSWTLDDLDTLATGYRPTKEEK; encoded by the coding sequence ATGCTGGTATTAACCAGAAAAGTCGGTGAAGGAATTGTCATCGGCGATGACATAAAATTGCAGATTGTCGAAATCAAAGGCGGAACCATCCGTCTGGGTATTGAGGCACCGCGCAACAAAAAAATATATCGTCAGGAAGTGTACGACAAGATTCTGGAGCAGAATCGTGCCGCAACAAGTTGGACATTGGACGACCTGGACACATTGGCAACAGGCTACCGTCCGACAAAGGAGGAAAAATGA
- a CDS encoding flagellar assembly protein FliW, which produces MNKINSRFGEIEYDPASVLTFPEGLIGFESLRDFVVMPNEKEGPLFWIQSIEDPDIALVLTDPTNFFLTYKVVPETNECEKLGIDEGDNCYALVVVTVPPDRKITLNLAAPILFAPQTNRAIQVILEKSGYDIQTPLPVVEAVEKKQDEAQKESAHG; this is translated from the coding sequence ATGAACAAGATAAACAGTCGTTTTGGTGAGATTGAGTACGATCCGGCTTCTGTATTGACGTTTCCTGAAGGACTGATCGGTTTCGAATCCCTGCGTGACTTTGTCGTCATGCCCAATGAAAAGGAAGGTCCGCTGTTCTGGATTCAAAGTATTGAAGATCCTGATATCGCTTTGGTACTCACCGATCCGACCAACTTTTTCCTGACCTATAAAGTTGTTCCCGAAACGAACGAGTGTGAAAAGCTCGGTATTGACGAGGGTGACAACTGCTATGCATTGGTTGTGGTTACGGTACCGCCCGATAGAAAAATTACCCTCAACCTCGCGGCTCCAATCCTGTTTGCCCCGCAGACCAACCGGGCGATTCAGGTGATCCTTGAGAAGAGCGGCTATGACATTCAGACCCCGCTGCCGGTTGTTGAGGCTGTTGAAAAGAAACAGGACGAAGCGCAAAAAGAAAGTGCTCACGGCTAA
- a CDS encoding flagellin, translating to MTDATFQVGPNAGVNQTISFSIASAETDTLGYVGSFVEAPNGDPVAGTSVSTTALAEGDIIVNDQAIGATDGTATSLGDAINTAAGEDIATVVNSLTFGFEDVTLEVTPGDQEVNTVTFGALANTGVGDATAIVNGVTATGDGTGNAITADELAAGFAAYIADPVANPTVTGASGGVVTFGGSNDDSLFTAAAGATGADLVYTSAATSGDVANISVSGDVAPGVTETTPGTDDAVTGTYVLTVDGADIGVADGGDGVINAQDVVDALTTAGYTASVDADNNITLANSDGADITLQEDLGGTNTGVGFADTAATAGAPVTHGGQISLDSNADITLEEGTAGALALAGLDEVGNPTTTIDQVDISTQEGATMAISSVDAALMQIDTIRGDLGAVQNRFESTIANLQNVSENLSAARSRILDADIAEETSNMTKQNILQQAGVSILAQANQAPQLALSLLQG from the coding sequence ATGACCGATGCCACCTTCCAGGTCGGCCCTAACGCCGGTGTCAATCAGACCATATCCTTCAGTATCGCCAGTGCTGAAACCGATACGCTCGGTTATGTCGGTAGCTTCGTCGAAGCTCCCAACGGTGATCCTGTTGCTGGAACCAGCGTTTCCACAACTGCTCTTGCCGAAGGCGATATCATTGTCAACGATCAGGCTATTGGAGCTACCGACGGCACTGCAACCAGCCTGGGTGATGCGATCAATACCGCTGCCGGTGAAGATATTGCCACTGTGGTCAACTCACTAACTTTTGGCTTTGAAGATGTTACCCTGGAAGTGACACCTGGTGATCAGGAAGTCAATACCGTCACCTTTGGTGCATTGGCCAATACCGGTGTTGGTGATGCCACGGCCATTGTCAACGGTGTGACTGCTACCGGTGATGGTACAGGCAACGCGATCACTGCAGATGAACTTGCTGCTGGCTTCGCGGCCTATATTGCTGATCCTGTCGCCAATCCGACGGTTACCGGCGCCAGTGGTGGTGTGGTGACATTCGGTGGGAGTAATGACGATTCCCTGTTCACTGCCGCAGCCGGTGCGACCGGCGCAGATCTGGTTTATACCTCTGCTGCAACCAGCGGTGATGTTGCCAATATCTCTGTTTCAGGCGATGTGGCTCCGGGTGTGACAGAAACCACACCCGGTACCGATGATGCCGTAACCGGCACCTATGTTCTGACTGTCGATGGTGCAGACATTGGCGTGGCCGATGGCGGTGACGGCGTGATCAATGCGCAGGATGTTGTTGATGCACTCACCACCGCAGGTTATACCGCGTCTGTTGACGCTGATAACAACATCACGCTGGCCAACAGTGATGGCGCTGACATCACCCTGCAGGAAGACCTCGGTGGTACGAATACAGGTGTCGGTTTTGCTGACACCGCAGCCACCGCAGGTGCGCCGGTGACTCATGGCGGCCAGATCTCACTCGATAGCAATGCCGATATCACCCTCGAAGAGGGCACGGCTGGTGCGTTGGCTCTGGCCGGTCTGGATGAGGTTGGTAACCCGACAACCACCATTGATCAGGTGGATATTTCGACACAAGAAGGGGCCACCATGGCCATCAGCTCCGTTGACGCGGCTCTGATGCAGATTGATACCATCCGTGGTGACCTTGGTGCGGTGCAAAACCGTTTCGAATCAACGATTGCCAACCTGCAGAACGTTTCCGAGAACCTCTCGGCAGCACGGTCACGGATACTCGATGCGGATATCGCTGAAGAGACATCCAATATGACCAAGCAGAATATTCTGCAACAAGCAGGTGTTTCGATTCTGGCCCAAGCGAATCAGGCACCGCAGCTGGCCTTGAGTTTGCTCCAAGGTTAA